The Camelus bactrianus isolate YW-2024 breed Bactrian camel chromosome 31, ASM4877302v1, whole genome shotgun sequence genomic sequence GTATGGTACCACAAGATAATGACAAACTCACGCAGGTGAAGACTCACCGACATTCACGATGGACCCTCTCTGCTGTTTAATCATGGTCTTCACGGCAGCTTTACAGGTCAGCATGGAGCCCAAGAGGTTGGTGTGCAGCTGAGACAGCATATCTTCAGTGTTTGTCCTTACTAAGAGGCTATCCctgccaaaaaaaaccccaaaaagcaaaaaatttaaaaatgggattaAGCAAAACAAActaaaggggggagggtacagctcagtggtggagcacatgcctagcatgcacggggtcctggggtCAGTCCCAGCGCTGCCATTAAACAAGTATTACCCTACCTCCCCAgaaaaaaagcaacaataaaaatacaacaaaaagaaagaggtgaCATCACCACTGACTTCTACAGACAGTAAGTGAATAATGAGAAGATCCTGTATTACAAACTAACTTATGCTAATAAATTCAACCACTTAGATGAAATAGACAAACTCCCTGAAAGACATAAACGACCAAGTTCATTCGAGATGAAGCAGGTAACACAACCCTCCATCTGTTAAGAAGCTGActttggtgggggggagggtgcagctctgCACTGGAGTGCATGCtcaccatgcacaaggtcctgggttccatccccaatacctctgttagaaaagtaaattaaaaaaaaaaaaagtctcccctccacaaaataaaattaaaaaaaaaaaaaaagcagtggcacttagctgctttaaaaaaaaagaagttaaccttgaatttaaaaaaaaaatttaaaaatcaagaaacataCGCCCTTTTCCCTGCAAGCACAGTATCAGAAGTGCTTACTGTGAGCTGGGACACCTAGAGAACCCGTGTTAAACACAGCCTTGGAGGCACTGAACTCACCACTGACAGGCCAGAAAGGGTCCATCTGGAGGACTGGACACCCCTTCAGGTGGAGCCACAAGTACCCCTAACTGCTAAAACCACTCCACAAAGCCAAAACAGCTCCAGTGAACTGAGACTGCCACACTGGGTCGTgcttagaaaaaaaagttttacaccACTCCAAATATTGccctaaatttatttaaaaaaaaaaatacccactcTTGATTCCATTAGTATTAACTGAGAAAACATGGGTGACAGAAATGAGGACAGAAATCAGCAATCTTGGTTGCCTACAGGAAGTTCTAACTGGGAAGAAACAGAGGGAGCTTTCTGGAGCTCGGGAAAAGTTCTGCAGCTAAATATGTACGTTGACCATGATATTAAAATCAAACTGCACCCTGATCCTAATCTccatataaaagaaaagaatgaaaagagtgTGTGGGTTGACAGAGcaggttttaaaagtttttcttccAATTAGAAGTAAAACTAGTTAATATGTTAACTTTCAAAGATGTATGAggggaaaataaagacattagACATGTACTTAAATTTGTGACCAACCTGTTAATTCCAGCTGCATTGACCAGGAAATTAACGTGACCTAGAGTTTTCTCTATCTCTTCAAATGTACGTTGGACATCATGCTCTTTGGAGACATCACAGCTAAATGCCAAATGATCTCCTGCACAAGATTAGATTCGAAGTACTAATGAGTTCtaacttgaattttaaaactattcaAACACGTTTGTTAAGCATCTGCTATGAACTAGATCAGTTCAATCTGGAACCTAGAGAtgaaagatgatgatgatggtacgGACTCCTGACTTCAAGGAGCTCAGTGTAATAAACTGGACCAGTGTGAGAAAGgaacaagaagaaataaagcaaTCCAACAGAATGTAAATCCTGAAACTTGTTTTAACCAACAAAAAGTGAGGGGAGGACCTTTTTTATGTAATACTCTGAGTCATCTAATAATATTTATAGTTTTGACACTGACCCCCATGCCACCCAGTGTCAATGGTTTTCTGCTCCTTTTTTCATAACTTAGTGTCTAACTCAGCTAGGTTTTTGTTGAATTGGTTTCCTGGCCCTGAGATAAACtctaggatttttttgtttgtgtgtctgAACAGTGGTATGTATATTATAATGACTATTATTCAAGCCTGACCATTAGGAGACATGAGACAAAGGAGGAAGctgtaaaaacaaaatgctaaAACTACAAACCATGAAAAAAACAACTTGTTTTactaaaaactgttttttttaatgtccacttttttgaaatgtttaaatacCCAAAAAACTACACTTCAAAGAAAGTGTACATTCTCTACTCACATTCTcaacttaatatatttttttaatactctaaaatggaaatttaaaaaaaaaaaacaattgtttTATCTTCTGGCTAACCTTGCCTAATACATTAACATTAAAATCAcctcctcaaaagaaaaaagccacatgatatcacttacatgtggaaccttaaaaaaaaaagacaaatgaacttattatttataacttagatgactgatttcttgaatatgtgtaagcacacgTGCTTGTcatttatgattggattaccgcattctgttgattcttattttgtggctggctttattCCTTAGATAACtatgttaagtttaaaaagctaaagctctaatctgttcttagaaacaatgatcatatacgtaaagtaaaaaaaattcatgcagtatattgtatttatttacatgcaatataatgtatatgtgcaaacTGCAGTCATTCTACCTAATAaacctgagaaagaaaaaaaaattaactcctcAAACCCCTGAGACAGTAAAGTCATGCAAGAAGTGACACTGTTGGGGTGAAAACCAATCACTCTTGGACCACGTAATACAAGGGAATTCAAGGCCCCCAAGCACCTCCTCACTCTTGGCTTCCACCTGAAGCGGTGCTGGGCCCCAGACCCCAGACACCCACCCGACAGTTCTCATCTGGCCCACCACTGCGACGGCCCGGCGTCACCCACAGGGCCACCACGTCTCCACCTCCGTCCGGGCGACGGGAGGCAGCACACCCGAGCGGCACGGAGCACCCCGGGCGCCTCCCGGGCCTGGAGCCCGCGTACTTTCCTCCGGAGGCGCCACCGCgccccgcgcgcgcgcgcgcgcgcgcgcacacacacacacacacacaccccctcggGGCCGCGTGGGCGGCGCTCCGTCACGGCGCCCGCCAGCAGCCGCGGGCGCCCCAGCCACCCTCCTCGCTGAGCGCAGCCGCTCGCGGCCTCAAACGTCCCGTCCTCCCTGCCCCGAGGTCACTAACAACAGGAACAGATGGTGTTCACGTGCAGCAGCAGGGAACCTGGTCGGACGAAGCTCAAGGCCTCTGCCAGAGTCACCGGGACAACGTGGTGACGTAAGCGCTTCGCACGCACGGGAGCGGATCGGATGCCGCCTGCGCGTGCGCACACCGCCATCGCGCAAGGACACTTGCTCGCGGGCCGAGCAGCCTCGCGAGACCACAGTGCACCTGCGCCATGGGCCGTGCGCCGACGTTTGTCCCACAAGGTGGACCTGGCCGCTTCCTGGAGGGGCCGTTGGCGGCCGCCCCTCGGACCAGCACCGGCCGCGGCCCACACTCGCCGCGAGGGGGCGGGGCGTCCCCGGTTGGTACCCACCGCCCAGGTCCCCGGCCGCGGCTCTGGCCCCCTGCAGGTTCCGGGCGACGATGGCCAGTTGGTAGCCTCTCTGGGCCATCAGGCGGGCCACCGCCCTGCCGATGCCTCGGGAGCCTCCGAACACGGCGCACACCTTGTCCATCTGGGACGGGGAGCGTGCAAGGGGCGGCCCTTTCCAGCGGCCTCGCGCTTTCACACCACCGCGGCTCCAAGCAGCCGCAACGCCGCCGCGGACTGCCGCGAGGGCGGACAAAGGCGCTCAGTATCGCGTCGGCGAGTCGACGTCAGCGCGCGCCGGGCTCTGGGCGCCCCGCCCTCCGCGGACGCGAGCACCCGCCTGAGAGACCCGATGTGACAGTTGGGCCGGAAGGGGCTGCGCTGCATGCTGGGACTTGTGGTCTCGGCGCGGGCGGAAGCGGCGTGGGCGCGGTGCCCGCCGGGTGAGCCCCTTGAGGCCGTGAGGGCGCCCCTGTAGCCTGGGTCACGGGCGTCCTGCTGGACCCTGCCAGGCGGGACACGTCAATCACCGCATTTGTATCCAGCGTACTCTCCAAACTGTCTACCTGAGACCCGAGGTACCCCCCCGTGAGGGAGGGGTACCAGATAAGGCTGACCGGGCCCGTCCTACCTGCCCCTCTCCGCCCCCCCGGGCCCACCGTTCACCTCGAAGGCTGCCGTTGCAGAGGCAGGTGCTCCGTCAAGAACAGAAGGAGCTCGAGGATGGCAGCTGAGCGACGAGCCTTGCCGGATCCACAGCACGAACGTTGCCGGCTGCTGCAGACACACAGATAGGCTCCTGCAGTTATGAAAAAGGATGTGCTGCGTGCCCTCGGAGTCAACAAGCCGAAGGTCAGCGCTTGTGACAAGTCTGCTTGATACCATATCATTATGTTAAATGTTTCAGAAAAGTGTAAATCGTAGACCACCTGGGGAAACAGGGCAACTacacctgaaacagaattaaCAGCTCGGAGGACAGGGAGGTCAAGGAAGAATgaagaaatgcaaagagaaactgGATTGCAGACTGAAAGAAGGCAGGGGAAGAGCCACGGGAAAAAAACGAAACACATAAGCAAATTGAACATCATTTCTGTCCCACCTAGATCCAAAAGGGATTTAAAATGGCTGCAAAAATACATGGTAAAATCTTACACCCCTTTGGATGGCTACTGTTAAAAGAACAATAAGGgttgacaaggatgtggggaaactagaatccttgtgcactgttggtgggaatataaactggtacagTAGCTCTggaaacagtatggtggttcctcaaaaatattACCGTAcaatccaggaattccactcctgggtatatgctTAAAAGGACTGAAAGCAGGTTCTCAAAATAGTATTTGTAAAAAAAGAGTATTTGTAAATCCatgtttataacagcattattcataatagctagaacgtggaagcaacccaagggACCATTGATGGGTgatagataagcaaaatgtagtacacacacacacacacacacacacacacacacacacacgaatactactcagccttaaaaaggagatTCTGCATtgtgctgcaacatggatgaaccttgcagAAGttacgctaaatgaaataagcccaGTCAcgaaatgacaaatactgtatgattccacctatGTGAGGTACTCAGAGTGGTCGGTCATACAGACTTAATACAGACAAAATggaatggtgattgccagaggctgaggaggaggacGAATGCAGAGTTTAAAGGGGCTaatgtttcagttttgcaagagaaGAAGTATTCAAGAGAGGCATGGTGATGATGGATTTTACGATAGGAGTGTTAATTCTCCTGAGCTGCaggcttaaaaatggttaagattagctatacaccagaaattgacacaacagagAATTCacgcaacactgtaaactgactatactgcaatttttttttaaaaaaaggaaaattgattAGGATAGTAAAttctatgtgtattttaccacgatttctaaaattggggaaaaaacaaTGCCAGCAATACATGTAATAACATTGACAACAAGAATGCAGTTTAAGGTTTCTAAATGGAGTTGTTTTTGTCCCTAAAGTAGATAGCAATACTGTCAAAATACTGTGACTTAAgagcactttaaatatttctactCTGAGAAGTTATACcaggttgtttttaatttttagaaattgctttatgctttttatttgcttttgtcttttaattatataaaacatttgcATGGTTCCTAAGTATAAACAAGAAAGTAGATATGTTCAGTGAAGCATAGCTTTCACCCTTGTCTCTGTTTCCTGTTC encodes the following:
- the CBR4 gene encoding 3-oxoacyl-[acyl-carrier-protein] reductase, with translation MDKVCAVFGGSRGIGRAVARLMAQRGYQLAIVARNLQGARAAAGDLGGDHLAFSCDVSKEHDVQRTFEEIEKTLGHVNFLVNAAGINRDSLLVRTNTEDMLSQLHTNLLGSMLTCKAAVKTMIKQQRGSIVNVGSVIGLKGNAGQSVYSATKGGLVGFSRALAKEVARKKIRVNVVAPGFVHTDMTKDLKEEHLKKSIPLERFGEPEDVARAVVFLLESPYVTGHVLVVDGGLQLTM